In Prescottella soli, a genomic segment contains:
- a CDS encoding CD225/dispanin family protein: MTSSNPDPVPPQSPSGPTEPAPPPPPPPAAPQQASGPPPSNAGWAVATLVAFWPLAFAAFSNAFEVYPRWARGDYAGAQYASDRVRKLGQLSLWILGGILVLVAIAYIVMAAVWISHGGYDENWHHHGRGW; the protein is encoded by the coding sequence ATGACATCGAGCAATCCGGACCCGGTTCCTCCCCAGTCGCCTTCCGGCCCGACGGAACCCGCTCCGCCTCCTCCCCCGCCACCGGCCGCCCCGCAGCAGGCGTCGGGCCCGCCGCCGAGCAACGCCGGATGGGCGGTCGCCACGCTGGTCGCCTTCTGGCCGCTCGCCTTCGCGGCATTCAGCAACGCGTTCGAGGTGTATCCGCGGTGGGCCCGCGGCGACTATGCGGGGGCCCAGTACGCGTCCGACCGGGTCCGCAAGCTCGGTCAGCTGTCGCTGTGGATCCTCGGCGGCATCCTCGTGCTGGTCGCGATCGCCTACATCGTGATGGCCGCGGTGTGGATCTCGCACGGCGGCTACGACGAGAACTGGCACCACCACGGGAGGGGCTGGTAG